The nucleotide window TTGTCAGGGATTTGTTAGAATGCTGTTTACATCCAGATATTCTTCTTCAACTGATATTAAACTAATCTACATGACACTGTGCAAAGAAATTTAGTTACAAGAGGTAGTTTAACGGTGCTCTGTGAAAAACGCTTTATGAGCTGTGTGCATGATCAGTGCGAGGAAAGCGTTCCAAACAGGAAAGGTTGCACGCCTATAGTTCGCGGATGCACCAGATGAGATCTTGTCCTTTATCCATGGCATGAATTCTCGAACATTGGCGTATACTCCAAACAGGCCTGGATCCCCACATCCATCTCCCCAACTCACCACGCCTTCCACATACCATATCCTGTTAAAATCACAAACTAAAGGTCCCCCGCTATCATGCTGGCAGGCATCTATCCCTCCCTCTTCAACTCCAGCACACATCATGCTATTGTCAATTTCACCCGGGTACGCCTGTATGCAACGTTGTTGCGAAATGATTGGTATCCGAGCTTCCATTAACGCATTCGGTTTCTCTCCACCTGATGCCAGGTGGCCCCAGCCAGTAACCCAGCATTGCTTGTTCACGAGAGAATTGGCGAAATTAGGCAGACAAGCGGTTCCTACTCCTCGTCCAAGAACGGCTGGTGCGGCGAGTTTCAAAAGAGCGATGTCATTGCTGTAGTTGAAAGGCAATGCGTAGCTTTCGTGTATTATTACCTGTGACACAAGGAGGTTTTGTTCAGTTCCCACGGTATCGTTTTCAGTATAGTGAGCGCCCAttctattcgaaaaaagagaaacaCCGTATAGCCAATGACACCACAaacaaacagcaacaaaaacacttATTATAGCATGAGCTCGAGGATACCAATCGAGTTCACAATAGACGCTAAGAACTCTAAAAACTCTTGTTCTTTTTCAGATCATGGCCTAAATAGTAAGGaaagtcacacaatttcagGCAAGTAATTAGCTTATGTTTTCAGCATGCTTcattacagaaataaaaaaacgcgccgagtgcattgttgagttacaTAAGCGCGGGAATTTTTTAAGAACGCAAGAGAAGTGcagagaagcacgagccgaaggcgaaaaccaagtcaaaaaacatctgacttggtttTATGTATTCACGTTCAAGAAGCTAGATTCGCACTCGACTATCGCCTCTTTTGTGCGACTATTGCGCTTCTTttgtgcttagcaacttcccgcGTGAATTTATAACTCGATAACCATGAACCCATTGTTAAGGACTCAAGGACTCAAAATTCATGCTACATTTGTGCTGTGTATCGAATAGCATGAAGTGTCATCTCATATCAGGGAAATGATTGAATTTTGAAACATCTTAAAATTGCCATTTTGAaacactttgcaaaggctatttattgcaaggcaaaatggtcaaaaatgacCATTTCTAGGATGAATATGAGATGTGGCATAAACATTGGAAAAGCTATTCAGATAATGGCCTAATCTAAAGGTAACCGAGAAGTTGAAACTATCTTAgatttgttctatgcaaaaaaaaaaaaatggcaggaAAAAAACACTTCATAGGTGAGAAACAACAAGATTCTAAAAGTagccaaaatagttaatttgaaaaaaatttggaccatttgtaaaattaatgctACAGTAGGGAAAAATGGTCCAAAATGGCTAATTTGCTGGCTGTCAAAGTGAAGAAAACACAAGGAGAACAAACGATAATGACTTATTTGAAGTTAAGGACCTAACAACCATCTTAAATTTGTTCCGCGCaataaatgacttgaaaaaACTGCTGATATCATGAGGAAACTAAAAAGACTAACGTAGCGAGAAATGGTCGATTTAAATTCGCGGGTGAACTTCAGAGGGCCAAAAACATAGCACATACAGGTCGTACTGATGGTCTCATTTGTATTGAGCCTCAGATCTGACTTAGATTTGGGCGACGCGAATAACAGCTTGAAAACATATgtagaaataaaaatatttccgaaatgaccttttttagacattttgaaaagttttttttttttatcaaggaaCTGAAACTCTTATCCAAACTGTTTAGGGAACTAGTGGCAAAGTAAAGATATTTTGTAACGTTTCGCTAATGACGTTGCAAAATTTTGATTATGTATGATTCGTGTTAATGGTAAAAGTAATTTAGGCGGGCTTGCAGGTATGGTGGATGTTAGGGAACCTAGGCTTTTTAAGATTTTTAAGTTATGCAAAAGCCACTCGGAGGCATCTCTTTACGGTGATGATGTAAACGCTCGCTGTATCCTGTATCCTGCCTCAATAAGCGAGATCCCCGCCCCTGATGCGGTGTTTGTGTCTATAAAGATTAGTTACAAAATGTTTTACCCTCGTTTCAGTGTTTTTAGAGTATAAATGCCAGTAACTACGTGTTTTATGGAAACTGTGCaagtgcaaaaaataaaaaaaaaaaaaagagagcagtAACTCTAAACGTGGTGCTAGAGCGCCGTACCTCACAATGTTTCCCCAGATTTCGGCCCCCTGCTTTTGTATAAAGCTGTCTCAGATACCTGTCTCCAGACATTCAATGAGGAAGaaaaatgtcggcccctagaccattcgaGACATACCCTTCACCCACTCAGTTCGGTTTATGATTTGAACAATGTAATTAGGTTGAGCGCTAGCTCCATTGGCATCCTCTAAAAGATACTTTCTCAGTCTAGCATAGGCCTTATATTCAcatgataattataatttagGTTGAATTTacaaacagcgaaaaaaaagaaaaaaaaacagactacAGCGCTAACGGGAAAAAACAAATAGCACCGCAGGAAGGATTTCACACGTATTAAAAGCATGTTGATCATAACGTGGAATCAAGAAAAACTCATTTTGATTCGTTGACCCTTTATAAGTTTTTACTGTCCATAACTACCTTACGAAGAAATCAAAGATGGACAAGTTTCCGGACAAGTTTTCTTCTGACAGACAATGGGCAGCGGTTAACACCCACCACGGATCGATGAGAGTTCCACCACAGAACTGAGGACCATTTAAATCGCGTAGCATCGCCTGCCAAGGCCAAGAGTTTATGGTTGCTTCATTTCCGCCAACTATTCGTGATTGCACATTTTTACGAGTTCCACAGCTGCCTAACAAGAGTAATTAAAGCGTGACAATTTGAATGATTATTTGCACAATCATTGAGAACTAATTACGATAAAAACACTATAACAAGGCTAATGTGAATAGTAATTTTTACTGTGACTTCCTATTTAACCAATCAGGACCCCTAAAATGCAACAAGCAGACCGAAAAAAATGCGACCAATGTGCTAAGCTGCCCAGTTTTAACCTAGTAACGTTTGTTGTAGAGAACTGGTTGTAATTTG belongs to Acropora muricata isolate sample 2 chromosome 9, ASM3666990v1, whole genome shotgun sequence and includes:
- the LOC136929072 gene encoding CUB and peptidase domain-containing protein 1-like, with product MTATVVIAAKWLSLLLLTVGTQGSCGTRKNVQSRIVGGNEATINSWPWQAMLRDLNGPQFCGGTLIDPWWVLTAAHCLSEENLSGNLSIFDFFVRMGAHYTENDTVGTEQNLLVSQVIIHESYALPFNYSNDIALLKLAAPAVLGRGVGTACLPNFANSLVNKQCWVTGWGHLASGGEKPNALMEARIPIISQQRCIQAYPGEIDNSMMCAGVEEGGIDACQHDSGGPLVCDFNRIWYVEGVVSWGDGCGDPGLFGVYANVREFMPWIKDKISSGASANYRRATFPVWNAFLALIMHTAHKAFFTEHR